From one Microlunatus sp. Gsoil 973 genomic stretch:
- a CDS encoding phosphotransferase, whose product MGVVDQIHAAAARLVAPGSHVDRVRPFRTLPRPFPAELLLATPAGPMTCVVKSLPEADSPLGVEAAVLDALGRVGCRAPTVLAGPKTVPTDSGRFDVLVMTRLSGEPLPWIRVSDVAVGDRSCRLLFDAVDGLHALTEQLVRDEVADRIPRQTLDQELAEVLARTTPWAGTRLFQDAVQVLEQQLPRRQLPLVFSNGDYNPLNVLADDRGRSVGSTSSTPASKIP is encoded by the coding sequence ATGGGTGTCGTGGATCAGATCCATGCGGCCGCGGCGAGGCTGGTTGCGCCGGGGAGCCACGTGGATCGGGTACGTCCGTTCCGCACGTTGCCGCGTCCTTTTCCGGCCGAGCTGCTGCTGGCGACTCCCGCAGGGCCGATGACCTGCGTCGTCAAGTCCCTGCCCGAGGCCGACAGCCCCTTGGGCGTGGAGGCGGCGGTCCTTGATGCGCTGGGTCGGGTCGGCTGTCGGGCCCCAACGGTCCTGGCCGGGCCGAAGACAGTACCGACTGATTCCGGCAGGTTCGATGTCCTGGTCATGACCCGGTTGTCGGGTGAACCTCTGCCGTGGATCCGCGTCAGCGACGTAGCAGTCGGTGATCGAAGCTGTCGGTTGCTGTTCGACGCGGTCGATGGTCTACACGCACTCACCGAACAACTCGTCCGCGATGAGGTTGCGGATCGAATCCCACGGCAGACGCTGGACCAGGAACTGGCAGAGGTCCTCGCGCGGACAACCCCCTGGGCCGGTACGCGGCTGTTCCAGGACGCTGTGCAGGTCCTCGAACAACAGCTGCCCAGACGTCAGCTACCGCTCGTCTTCTCCAACGGTGACTATAACCCGCTGAATGTGTTGGCCGATGACCGGGGGCGATCGGTTGGGTCGACTTCGAGCACGCCTGCTTCGAAGATCCCCTGA
- a CDS encoding histidine phosphatase family protein yields MTFDVVHLARHGQTLWNQEGRKQGQLDSPLTADGHRHAVGLARLAYALGVDLVATSPIGRALATARISAESLGLEVEVVQELAEVHHGEMAGLTTAEANRRFPGALDQRAMDNYLWRFPGGESYADADDRAAVALDRIALTGARRPLIVSHEMIGRMLLRNLLGSRPADVLTTRQPHHLVYRVEPSSGLVVQLIAQPV; encoded by the coding sequence GTGACGTTTGATGTCGTGCATCTGGCCAGGCACGGGCAGACCCTGTGGAATCAGGAGGGTCGCAAGCAAGGTCAACTCGATTCGCCCCTGACCGCGGATGGCCATCGGCATGCAGTTGGCCTGGCGCGCCTTGCATACGCCCTGGGCGTCGATCTGGTCGCGACCAGCCCGATCGGAAGGGCATTGGCCACGGCGCGGATATCGGCCGAGTCTCTTGGTTTGGAGGTCGAGGTTGTCCAGGAGTTGGCGGAGGTTCACCACGGCGAGATGGCTGGGCTGACCACCGCGGAGGCGAACCGTCGATTCCCGGGCGCGCTGGATCAACGGGCGATGGACAACTACCTCTGGCGGTTCCCAGGTGGCGAAAGCTACGCCGACGCCGATGATCGAGCCGCCGTTGCCCTCGATCGGATCGCGCTCACAGGAGCACGCCGACCGCTGATCGTCTCCCACGAGATGATCGGTCGAATGCTGCTGCGGAACCTGTTGGGCAGCCGACCCGCTGATGTCCTTACCACCCGACAGCCGCACCATCTGGTGTACCGGGTCGAGCCGTCCTCAGGTCTGGTTGTGCAACTCATCGCGCAGCCCGTGTGA
- the dgoD gene encoding galactonate dehydratase — protein MRSSTSSWSYAAVATSAASMRRRIGVIELTSRAVPEIMVSPDVVKNYADGYQQMLARGVIGRARISARTSWGAGHPRRAVSRMGALRRLTFEALPSSTREEGRRRMKITHVEQFAPKHRTRLIRIGTDAGIDGWAESTLEGKPKSAPAVIDEYAQYLIGKDPLRIEHHWQQIYRSAFFRGGAHNMSALAAVDAALWDIAGKHYGVPSYNLMGGAVRDRIRVYAHWGIRDLSEAGLEASRQRLDMLQKKGYTAYKAGPAGPWRAHEPPSRIDQFVEAAYKMREWVGPDVELCFDFHAKMTPALAIEVCNEIKGMRPMFVEEPVPQENTDALKLVADHVPFPIATGERLLSRWEFRQVIEKQCAALLQPDVAHCGGPSELKKIANYAEVYYQHIMPHCAIGPLALAACMLVDAVVPNFLIQEQVDAGLGNGLLKKDWEVIDGHIQLWETPGLGVEVDEAEATKEFTGESYGYHAELGGETYHQNDGSVADW, from the coding sequence GTGCGCAGCAGCACCAGTAGCTGGTCGTACGCCGCGGTGGCAACCTCGGCGGCGTCGATGCGCCGCCGGATCGGGGTGATCGAGCTGACGTCCCGTGCGGTCCCCGAAATCATGGTCTCTCCTGACGTTGTTAAGAATTATGCCGACGGTTACCAGCAGATGTTGGCCAGAGGCGTGATTGGGCGGGCCAGGATCTCCGCGCGCACATCCTGGGGAGCCGGTCACCCACGCAGAGCGGTAAGTAGGATGGGCGCGCTTCGGAGGTTGACTTTCGAGGCACTCCCATCTTCCACGAGAGAAGAAGGCCGCCGCAGAATGAAGATCACGCACGTCGAGCAGTTCGCTCCGAAACACCGCACCCGGCTGATCCGCATCGGCACCGACGCGGGAATCGACGGCTGGGCGGAGAGCACGCTGGAGGGCAAGCCCAAGTCGGCCCCGGCGGTCATCGACGAATATGCGCAGTACCTGATCGGCAAGGACCCACTTCGGATCGAGCATCATTGGCAGCAGATCTACAGATCGGCCTTCTTCAGGGGCGGCGCACACAACATGAGCGCATTGGCAGCAGTCGATGCAGCGTTGTGGGACATCGCAGGCAAGCACTACGGGGTGCCCAGCTACAACCTGATGGGCGGTGCCGTGCGGGACAGGATCAGGGTGTACGCACACTGGGGAATCCGCGACCTGTCCGAAGCGGGACTTGAAGCCTCGCGCCAGCGACTCGACATGCTGCAGAAGAAGGGCTACACGGCGTACAAGGCCGGTCCAGCCGGCCCCTGGCGCGCCCACGAGCCGCCGTCGAGGATCGACCAGTTCGTCGAGGCGGCCTACAAGATGCGGGAGTGGGTCGGCCCGGATGTGGAGCTGTGCTTCGACTTCCACGCCAAGATGACGCCGGCGCTGGCGATCGAAGTGTGCAACGAGATCAAGGGCATGCGGCCGATGTTCGTCGAGGAGCCCGTGCCACAGGAAAACACCGACGCGTTGAAGCTGGTCGCCGATCACGTCCCGTTCCCGATCGCCACCGGCGAAAGGCTCCTGAGCCGGTGGGAGTTCCGGCAGGTCATCGAGAAGCAATGCGCGGCGCTGCTTCAACCCGATGTGGCGCACTGCGGCGGACCGAGCGAATTGAAGAAGATCGCCAACTACGCAGAGGTGTACTACCAGCACATCATGCCGCACTGCGCGATCGGCCCGCTCGCGCTGGCCGCGTGCATGCTCGTTGACGCCGTCGTCCCCAACTTCCTGATCCAGGAGCAGGTCGACGCCGGGCTCGGCAACGGCCTGCTGAAGAAGGACTGGGAGGTGATCGACGGACACATCCAATTGTGGGAGACCCCCGGCCTGGGCGTCGAGGTCGACGAGGCAGAGGCCACGAAGGAGTTCACCGGCGAGTCGTACGGGTACCACGCCGAGCTCGGCGGAGAGACCTACCACCAGAACGACGGCTCGGTGGCGGACTGGTAG
- a CDS encoding maleylpyruvate isomerase family mycothiol-dependent enzyme: MDAERSWQVIEHQRRSLADLLDALIDEQWDTPSLCTGWRVRDVAAHVALAPQPPSIAGMLIEGARARGRFHILNHDTAVRHADRLDGNLVAELREHAASRRLPPVTNYRNILFDVLVHTQDIAVPLGLDRTMPVDAARAGAQRVWTMSWPFWARRRLRSFRFVATDTDWSAGNGVEIEGPVSALLLLFTGRTALLPLLSGPGVTQLREITV, translated from the coding sequence GTGGACGCAGAGCGGAGCTGGCAGGTGATCGAGCACCAGCGGCGCAGCCTTGCCGATCTGCTGGATGCCCTTATTGACGAACAATGGGACACCCCTTCGTTGTGCACGGGTTGGCGGGTGCGTGACGTTGCGGCGCACGTGGCTCTGGCTCCGCAGCCGCCATCGATCGCCGGGATGCTCATCGAGGGCGCGCGCGCCCGGGGCCGGTTCCACATCCTGAACCACGACACGGCAGTTCGACACGCCGACCGCCTCGACGGCAACCTGGTTGCGGAGTTGCGTGAGCACGCTGCATCCCGGCGGCTGCCGCCAGTGACGAATTACCGCAACATCCTGTTCGACGTATTGGTCCACACTCAGGACATCGCCGTGCCGCTGGGGCTGGACCGCACGATGCCGGTCGACGCCGCCCGGGCCGGTGCGCAGCGGGTCTGGACCATGAGTTGGCCGTTCTGGGCGCGACGACGTCTCCGCTCGTTTCGGTTCGTGGCTACCGACACCGACTGGAGTGCCGGGAACGGCGTCGAAATCGAGGGACCGGTCAGCGCGCTGCTGCTCCTGTTCACCGGTCGCACTGCGCTGCTGCCTCTGCTCAGCGGGCCCGGCGTCACCCAGCTTCGGGAGATCACCGTCTGA
- a CDS encoding MarR family winged helix-turn-helix transcriptional regulator gives MAGRALDRLNTGLLLFVSYRALENRVFAALAEAGYHDFTVAQARVAQRIGPEGTRLTELAEAAQVTKQTAGFLVDQLERAGYVERVPDPRDARAKLIRLAARGAQTVAVATEAVARVEAEWAEHLGARRYAQLRGILTQLREITDPYAEHQ, from the coding sequence GTGGCAGGACGCGCACTGGACCGGCTCAATACCGGATTGCTGCTGTTCGTCTCCTACCGAGCCCTGGAGAACCGCGTCTTCGCCGCGCTAGCCGAGGCCGGTTATCACGACTTCACCGTCGCGCAGGCCAGAGTGGCCCAACGCATCGGCCCAGAGGGAACGCGGCTCACAGAACTGGCCGAGGCGGCCCAGGTGACCAAGCAGACCGCCGGATTCCTGGTCGACCAGCTGGAACGAGCCGGCTACGTGGAACGAGTCCCCGACCCTCGAGATGCGCGCGCCAAGCTCATCCGCCTCGCCGCGCGTGGCGCGCAGACTGTTGCCGTCGCCACCGAGGCCGTCGCCCGGGTCGAAGCGGAGTGGGCCGAACATCTGGGCGCACGACGCTACGCACAGCTGCGCGGCATCCTCACCCAGCTCCGCGAGATCACCGACCCGTACGCCGAGCATCAGTAA
- a CDS encoding DUF4232 domain-containing protein, with protein MIKIEPRRDHVVDCNALLGTTVESVWQHVLVPRRLLFWLVAALTVVGAVLIVWRPWDACDAPGELCSAVEEIKKSPDVVDAGVSYEITRTDPKDGDAARAGWTVRLSSDLTPDRAGAAATRAEGVIHGRQVHGVDIHHFIDIVAGEPRGRKIPVYPLDVTLSDDPAVQVSRGFELLQHGASRVSAGAAEATDTDGLLALAGFAASRGYPTSLATADGSVRYETTETVAPDKVRLVVDVAELNSVGTVVLSVDGRLEVHTTRADRSPEAVIRWLEKRHPPGGDPMAYTLTGPGYAAVRGGWVGAVTPPAPKPHPAALPPGVEPWPADTAAPDCAGKDLKVTLSSPDAAAGRRFMAVLARNVSQRPCAVSGAPGIQFLQADGTQQVGVSTAPSSPGVIGSRVVVPVGERLIATLEWGASSSGVDSTTSVQITAVPGAVPIRLIPRFDGAPTTLDVLDDAEVKLGPWAQAVDGWSKR; from the coding sequence GTGATCAAGATCGAACCTCGCCGTGATCACGTTGTCGACTGCAACGCGTTGTTGGGCACGACTGTTGAGTCGGTCTGGCAACATGTCCTGGTGCCCCGACGCTTGCTGTTCTGGTTGGTGGCGGCGCTGACCGTCGTTGGCGCCGTACTGATCGTCTGGCGGCCCTGGGACGCCTGCGATGCCCCGGGCGAACTGTGTTCTGCCGTCGAGGAGATCAAGAAGTCGCCAGATGTCGTTGACGCCGGAGTCAGCTACGAGATCACCCGAACCGATCCCAAGGACGGCGATGCAGCCCGGGCCGGCTGGACCGTCCGACTCTCATCCGACCTGACGCCTGACCGGGCGGGTGCAGCCGCGACACGGGCCGAGGGCGTCATTCATGGACGGCAGGTTCATGGCGTCGACATCCATCACTTCATCGACATCGTCGCGGGAGAACCGCGAGGCAGGAAGATCCCGGTCTATCCGTTGGATGTCACCTTGAGTGACGATCCCGCTGTCCAAGTGTCCCGCGGATTCGAGCTGTTGCAGCATGGAGCATCCCGGGTGTCCGCCGGGGCAGCCGAGGCTACCGACACCGACGGGCTGCTGGCTCTTGCCGGCTTCGCCGCCTCGCGCGGATACCCGACGTCGCTGGCCACCGCCGACGGATCGGTGCGCTATGAGACCACCGAGACCGTCGCGCCGGACAAGGTACGTCTTGTGGTTGATGTCGCCGAACTGAACAGCGTCGGCACGGTGGTGCTCTCCGTCGACGGCAGGCTCGAAGTTCACACGACGCGCGCCGACCGGTCGCCCGAGGCGGTCATTCGCTGGCTCGAGAAGCGTCACCCGCCGGGCGGCGATCCGATGGCGTACACGCTGACCGGACCGGGGTACGCGGCTGTCCGGGGTGGCTGGGTCGGCGCGGTGACTCCGCCGGCGCCGAAACCCCATCCGGCCGCCCTACCGCCCGGCGTTGAGCCGTGGCCGGCGGACACGGCTGCGCCGGACTGTGCCGGCAAGGATCTGAAGGTGACCCTGAGCAGTCCGGACGCCGCGGCGGGGCGCCGGTTCATGGCGGTCCTCGCCCGCAATGTCTCCCAGCGGCCGTGTGCGGTCAGCGGCGCGCCAGGCATTCAGTTTCTCCAAGCCGACGGGACACAGCAGGTCGGCGTGTCGACTGCGCCGTCGAGTCCCGGCGTGATCGGCTCACGGGTGGTCGTGCCGGTCGGGGAACGGCTGATCGCGACGCTGGAGTGGGGCGCGTCGTCCAGCGGCGTGGACTCGACCACCTCGGTGCAGATCACCGCCGTACCCGGTGCGGTTCCGATACGGCTCATACCGCGGTTCGACGGTGCACCGACCACGCTGGACGTGCTCGATGACGCCGAGGTGAAGCTCGGCCCATGGGCCCAGGCGGTCGACGGCTGGTCAAAGCGCTGA
- a CDS encoding SDR family NAD(P)-dependent oxidoreductase, with the protein MSKTWFVTGSSRGLGRKFVEAALARGDRVAASARRTAHLEDLVESYGDAILPVELDVTDRRSVFQGVERAVEHFGRLDVIVNNAGYALIGAVEELSEEQLRDQLETNLFGAVWVIQAVLPHLRKQRSGHIVQITSAAGLFSMPLGAGYHASKWALEGLNDALAQEVADFGVKVTIIEPGGFATRSGKNPDPLNNGHLAETNAAYDTLRERLATTLGTQPAGDPGAAAQALLKLVDSDSPPLRVLFGTGFYPMLKKVYADRLQTWAQWHDLAAEAQGNLDPEEQLSS; encoded by the coding sequence ATGAGCAAGACCTGGTTCGTCACCGGTTCGTCCCGCGGCCTCGGACGCAAGTTTGTCGAGGCTGCGCTGGCGCGCGGTGACCGAGTCGCGGCGTCGGCCCGTCGCACCGCACATCTTGAGGATCTGGTTGAGTCCTACGGCGACGCCATACTGCCCGTCGAGCTGGACGTCACCGACAGACGCTCGGTCTTCCAGGGTGTGGAGCGGGCAGTGGAGCACTTCGGGCGACTCGACGTCATCGTGAACAACGCGGGCTACGCGTTGATCGGCGCAGTCGAGGAGTTGTCGGAGGAGCAGCTGCGCGACCAGCTCGAAACCAACCTGTTCGGTGCGGTGTGGGTGATCCAGGCGGTGCTGCCGCATCTGCGGAAGCAACGCAGCGGACACATCGTCCAAATCACTTCTGCGGCGGGGCTGTTCTCGATGCCGCTTGGCGCCGGATACCACGCATCCAAATGGGCGCTGGAAGGCTTGAACGATGCCCTTGCGCAGGAGGTTGCCGACTTCGGGGTCAAGGTGACGATCATCGAGCCTGGCGGTTTCGCCACCAGATCGGGCAAGAACCCGGACCCCCTCAACAACGGCCACCTGGCCGAGACGAACGCCGCCTACGACACTCTGCGCGAACGCCTCGCTACGACGTTGGGAACGCAACCGGCCGGTGACCCGGGCGCCGCCGCCCAGGCGCTGCTCAAGCTCGTGGATTCGGATAGCCCGCCGTTGAGGGTGCTCTTCGGCACCGGCTTCTATCCGATGCTGAAGAAGGTCTACGCGGACCGGCTGCAGACCTGGGCACAATGGCACGACCTGGCCGCCGAGGCCCAAGGCAATCTCGATCCGGAGGAACAATTGTCCTCCTGA
- a CDS encoding SDR family oxidoreductase, which yields MIMLLITGATGHIGRPLVDQLAQHGVPVRVLVRSLDRAADLPDTVERVQGDLDDLSTLTAAFRNVRRLFLLTPGIGTSMADNALQVAARSGLEQVVLLSSTNVIGDPVPAMGRWHHSREILVRASGIRWTILRPNGFMSNIFEWLPTLAKHGYVLDATGPGRHAVIDPSDVAAAAAAALTQPGHDGAEYTLTGPESLTTADQAQILGEVLCREIPLREVTTAEEAVRSRFPNGAPKSLADAVTQAWTLMRADTLGARTDTVQRLTGRPPRTFRRWCEENVEAFRNALDGV from the coding sequence ATGATCATGTTACTCATCACCGGCGCGACCGGGCACATCGGACGACCATTGGTCGACCAGCTTGCGCAACACGGAGTACCGGTCCGGGTGCTCGTCCGAAGCCTCGACCGTGCAGCAGATCTGCCCGACACGGTAGAACGCGTCCAGGGTGACCTTGACGATCTGTCGACCCTGACCGCGGCCTTCCGCAACGTCAGGCGCCTGTTCCTACTGACACCCGGGATCGGCACCTCCATGGCCGACAACGCACTCCAGGTGGCGGCCCGCTCCGGGCTGGAGCAGGTCGTGTTGCTGTCCTCCACGAACGTGATCGGCGATCCGGTGCCGGCGATGGGCCGGTGGCACCATAGCCGCGAGATTCTGGTGCGCGCATCGGGAATCCGCTGGACGATTCTGAGGCCGAACGGCTTCATGTCGAACATCTTCGAATGGCTCCCCACCCTCGCCAAGCACGGGTATGTGCTGGACGCAACGGGACCCGGGCGTCACGCCGTCATCGACCCAAGCGACGTCGCCGCGGCAGCCGCAGCAGCGCTCACACAACCGGGCCACGACGGAGCCGAATACACACTGACCGGCCCGGAATCACTGACCACCGCCGACCAAGCACAAATCCTCGGCGAGGTGCTTTGTCGCGAAATACCTCTACGCGAGGTGACCACAGCAGAAGAAGCCGTCCGCTCCCGGTTCCCCAACGGCGCGCCGAAATCGTTGGCCGATGCGGTGACACAGGCCTGGACGCTGATGCGTGCCGACACGCTCGGAGCCCGCACGGACACTGTCCAACGGCTGACCGGACGACCACCCAGGACATTCCGCAGATGGTGCGAGGAAAACGTCGAAGCCTTCCGGAACGCACTCGACGGTGTGTAG
- a CDS encoding HEAT repeat domain-containing protein → MTTPREHWADVADQYGVARTVGWCTDLLTGAVTIEDPENPAFNALGSGGHLQRILDGGSPDYWIRVWAARGLLYVWDDMAVAAVVAGLADEHWRVREMCAKVCRSRGLGEAGDDLDSLVADEVPRVRQAAVRALAGLGEAEHARVIRQAVNDVDVKVSSAAEATLDAMSERLDRDLRLDGDDL, encoded by the coding sequence GTGACGACCCCTCGTGAGCATTGGGCCGACGTGGCGGATCAGTACGGCGTGGCACGAACGGTCGGGTGGTGCACGGACCTGCTGACAGGTGCGGTCACGATCGAGGACCCCGAGAATCCAGCCTTCAATGCGTTGGGCAGCGGTGGTCATCTTCAACGGATTCTTGATGGTGGATCGCCGGACTACTGGATTCGAGTCTGGGCCGCCCGCGGCTTGCTGTACGTCTGGGACGACATGGCGGTGGCAGCCGTCGTTGCCGGATTGGCCGATGAGCACTGGCGGGTGCGCGAGATGTGCGCCAAGGTCTGCCGATCGCGCGGACTGGGGGAGGCAGGGGACGATCTTGACAGCCTCGTCGCCGATGAGGTCCCTCGAGTCAGGCAGGCCGCGGTCCGGGCCTTGGCTGGACTCGGGGAAGCCGAGCATGCTCGCGTGATCCGACAGGCCGTGAATGATGTGGACGTCAAGGTTTCGTCCGCGGCCGAGGCCACGCTAGATGCCATGTCGGAACGTCTGGACCGAGATCTACGCCTCGATGGTGACGATCTGTAG
- a CDS encoding aminoglycoside phosphotransferase family protein produces the protein MTDALEAAGRDEATNRRIRPVAIDGDRVSRPSTPASATIQTFLRFLRSQDMDCVPQPLGLDLGSETLQYIPGASGGDGWYHQHTVEGLASAARLLRRIHDAGQTWDPPADAVWGAPVVQADEVVYCHGDPGPWNFVWNDNRAVGLIDWDYLHPGPRLDDIAYALRWFVPMRSDQLALDWHHFPMVPDRRHRIEVFLQAYGDLPRFDVVEAVASRMMATRDLVHQRAEAGQEPQQTWVRNGALDREDEEIAWVLHHRESLTLNQIGGHAEA, from the coding sequence GTGACGGACGCGCTCGAGGCGGCTGGCAGGGACGAAGCGACCAACCGCCGGATCAGACCGGTCGCCATCGACGGCGATCGTGTCTCGCGGCCATCAACACCGGCCTCGGCGACGATTCAAACGTTCCTCCGGTTTCTTCGCAGCCAGGACATGGACTGTGTCCCTCAGCCGCTCGGCCTTGACCTGGGCAGCGAGACATTGCAGTACATCCCCGGGGCCAGTGGCGGTGACGGCTGGTACCACCAACACACCGTTGAAGGCCTGGCGTCGGCGGCACGTCTGCTGCGCAGAATCCACGATGCCGGCCAAACCTGGGATCCTCCGGCGGACGCCGTGTGGGGCGCACCGGTGGTTCAGGCCGACGAGGTTGTCTACTGCCACGGCGATCCAGGGCCGTGGAACTTCGTTTGGAATGACAACAGGGCCGTCGGTCTCATCGACTGGGACTATCTCCACCCGGGGCCACGCCTCGACGACATCGCCTACGCCCTGCGATGGTTCGTCCCGATGCGCTCCGACCAGCTTGCCCTGGACTGGCATCACTTCCCCATGGTCCCCGACCGGAGGCATCGCATCGAAGTCTTTCTCCAGGCCTACGGCGATCTGCCACGGTTCGATGTCGTGGAGGCCGTCGCCAGTCGAATGATGGCAACGCGCGACTTGGTTCACCAACGCGCCGAGGCAGGACAAGAACCGCAACAGACCTGGGTCCGGAACGGTGCGCTCGACCGCGAGGACGAAGAGATCGCCTGGGTCCTCCATCACCGCGAATCACTCACACTCAATCAAATAGGCGGCCACGCCGAGGCCTGA
- a CDS encoding mannonate dehydratase, whose protein sequence is MKLTLQLPQDFTEEDLDYAAQMGVQHVTVGSTGGGRDFFRAVKDRVDSAGLNLTNVGNTDVHNMPSVTLGLADRDQKIDAYIEHLHAMADIGMTYTTYAHMANGIWGRDRKPTRGGALARAYDHGSATGLWAGTSYSATGVTHGREYTEDEIWDNFAYFARRVVPVAEELGIRIGLHPDDPPGVTLGGIPRCVASSWDGYQRAFEIADSPNFGACLCLGSWLEGGDTMGRTPAEAIRGFAAQDKLWKIHFRNVSSPMPNFVETFIDSGYGDMKCYLQTLAEVGFDGILIVDHVPQMNGDAHNAWSWSIGYVKGMMDALGIPTS, encoded by the coding sequence ATGAAGTTGACTTTGCAGTTGCCGCAGGACTTCACCGAGGAGGACCTTGACTATGCGGCTCAGATGGGTGTGCAGCATGTCACGGTCGGCTCGACGGGCGGCGGTCGGGATTTCTTCCGCGCGGTGAAGGATCGGGTGGATTCCGCCGGCTTGAACTTGACCAACGTCGGCAACACCGATGTCCACAACATGCCGTCGGTGACTCTCGGATTGGCAGATCGCGATCAGAAGATCGACGCCTACATCGAGCACCTACACGCGATGGCAGACATCGGCATGACCTACACGACGTACGCGCATATGGCCAACGGCATCTGGGGACGAGATCGCAAGCCGACCCGAGGTGGTGCGCTGGCCAGGGCGTACGACCACGGCTCGGCAACGGGACTGTGGGCCGGTACCTCATATTCCGCGACCGGTGTCACCCACGGACGCGAGTACACCGAGGACGAGATCTGGGACAACTTCGCCTACTTCGCCCGCCGTGTGGTCCCGGTCGCCGAGGAGCTGGGCATCAGGATCGGCCTGCATCCCGACGATCCGCCGGGCGTCACGCTGGGCGGCATCCCGCGGTGCGTCGCGAGCTCCTGGGACGGTTACCAGCGCGCATTCGAGATCGCCGACAGTCCCAACTTCGGCGCGTGCCTGTGCCTGGGCAGCTGGTTGGAGGGCGGCGACACGATGGGCCGTACGCCTGCCGAGGCGATCCGAGGATTCGCGGCACAGGACAAGTTGTGGAAGATCCACTTCCGCAACGTCAGCTCACCGATGCCGAACTTCGTCGAGACGTTCATCGACTCCGGGTACGGCGACATGAAGTGCTATCTCCAGACATTGGCGGAGGTCGGGTTCGACGGCATCCTCATTGTTGATCATGTTCCACAGATGAACGGCGATGCGCACAACGCCTGGAGCTGGTCGATCGGGTACGTCAAGGGAATGATGGACGCGCTCGGTATCCCGACCTCGTGA
- a CDS encoding IS481 family transposase yields MSHRNARLNVRGRKLLVERVCDQGWKVAHAAKAQGVSRQCASRWVGRYRAEGEAGLEDRSSRPHHCPNRTPVAVENKIIELRRSQRRGQDWIGPELGVPARTVCRVLRRRQIPYLADCDPLTGEVIRASKTTTTRYERDRPGDLVHMDVKKIGKIPDGGGWKAHGRQMGSTAAAKKARIGYDYVHSLVDDHSRLAYSEILDDEKGPTCASFLARAAQYFADHGIDRIERVITDNHWSYRRSADLAAVITTIGAKHKFIKPHCPWQNGKVERFNRTLAIEWAYHQVFTSNAERAAALAPWLNLYNTRRRHTALGGLPPISRL; encoded by the coding sequence GTGTCCCACCGTAACGCGCGTTTGAATGTTCGTGGCCGCAAGCTGTTGGTCGAACGTGTCTGTGACCAGGGCTGGAAGGTCGCCCATGCCGCGAAGGCTCAAGGGGTGTCCCGTCAATGTGCCAGTCGCTGGGTTGGACGGTATCGAGCTGAGGGCGAGGCCGGTCTGGAAGACCGGTCCTCACGTCCGCATCACTGCCCGAACCGGACTCCGGTAGCGGTGGAGAACAAGATCATCGAGCTGCGCCGGAGCCAACGGCGGGGCCAGGACTGGATTGGTCCCGAGCTCGGTGTCCCGGCCCGCACCGTGTGCCGGGTCCTGCGCCGTCGCCAGATTCCTTACCTGGCCGACTGTGATCCGTTGACCGGTGAGGTGATCAGAGCCTCCAAGACCACCACAACCCGCTATGAGCGCGATCGTCCGGGCGATCTGGTGCACATGGATGTCAAGAAAATAGGCAAAATCCCCGATGGTGGCGGCTGGAAGGCCCACGGCCGGCAGATGGGCTCAACCGCCGCAGCGAAGAAGGCCCGGATCGGCTACGACTACGTCCACTCGCTTGTCGATGACCACTCCCGGCTGGCCTACTCCGAGATCCTGGACGACGAGAAAGGACCTACCTGCGCCAGCTTCCTGGCGCGCGCCGCGCAATACTTCGCCGATCACGGCATCGACCGGATCGAACGCGTGATCACCGACAATCACTGGTCCTATCGCCGATCAGCCGACCTCGCTGCTGTGATCACGACGATCGGCGCCAAACACAAGTTCATCAAGCCGCACTGCCCGTGGCAGAACGGCAAAGTCGAACGCTTCAACCGCACCCTGGCCATCGAGTGGGCCTACCACCAAGTCTTCACCAGCAACGCCGAACGCGCAGCGGCCCTTGCGCCCTGGCTCAACCTCTACAACACTCGACGCCGACACACCGCACTCGGCGGGCTCCCACCGATCAGCCGGCTGTAA